A single Camelus dromedarius isolate mCamDro1 chromosome 26, mCamDro1.pat, whole genome shotgun sequence DNA region contains:
- the RBM17 gene encoding splicing factor 45 isoform X1: MSLYDDLGVETSDSKTEGWSKNFKLLQSQLQVKKAALTQAKSQRTKQSTVLAPVIDLKRGGSSDERQIVDTPPHVAAGLKDPVPSGFSAGEVLIPLADEYDPMFPNDYEKVVKRQREERQRQRELERQKEIEEREKRRKDRHEASGFSRRPDPDSDEDEDYERERRKRSMGGAAIAPPTSLVEKDKELPRDFPYEEDSRPRSQSSKAAIPPPVYEEQDRPRSPTGPGNSFLANMGGTVAHKIMQKYGFREGQGLGKHEQGLSTALSVEKTSKRGGKIIVGDATEKDAAKKSDSNPLTEILKCPTKVVLLRNMVGAGEVDEDLEVETKEECEKYGKVGKCVIFEIPGAPDDEAVRIFLEFERVESAIKAVVDLNGRYFGGRVVKACFYNLDKFRVLDLAEQV; the protein is encoded by the exons ATGTCGCTGTACGATGACTTGGGAGTGGAGACCAGCGATTCAAAAACGGAAGGCTGGTCCAAAAACTTCAAACTCCTCCAGTCTCAGCTGCAGGTGAAGAAGGCAGCGCTCACCCAGGCCAAG AGTCAGAGGACAAAGCAGAGTACAGTCCTTGCCCCCGTAATTGACCTGAAGCGGGGCGGCTCTTCAGATGAGCGGCAGATCGTGGACACCCCGCCGCACGTGGCTGCTGGCCTCAAG GACCCTGTTCCCAGTGGGTTTTCTGCAGGAGAAGTTTTGATTCCCTTAGCCGATGAGTATGATCCCATGTTCCCTAACGATTATGAGAAAGTAGTGAAGCGCCAAAGAGAGGAGCGGCAGAGACAGCGGGAGctggagagacagaaggaaatagaagagagagagaa GAGGCGTAAGGACAGGCATGAAGCTAGCGGGTTTTCAAGGCGCCCAGACCCAGACTCTGATGAAGATGAAGATTACGAGcgagagaggaggaaaagaa GTATGGGCGGAGCTGCCATCGCACCCCCCACCTCTCTCGTAGAGAAGGACAAGGAGC TGCCCCGAGACTTCCCTTACGAAGAGGACTCCAGACCTCGCTCGCAGTCTTCCAAAGCTGCCATCCCTCCCCCCGTGTACGAGGAGCAGGACAGACCCAGGTCCCCGACTGGCCCCGGCAACTCCTTCCTCGCCAACATGGG TGGCACTGTGGCGCATAAAATCATGCAGAAGTACGGCTTCCGGGAAGGCCAGGGCCTCGGGAAGCACGAGCAGGGCCTGAGCACCGCGCTGTCGGTGGAGAAGACCAGCAAGCGGGGAGGCAAGATCATCGTGGGCGACGCCACTGAGAAAG ATGCAGCCAAGAAGTCGGATTCAAATCCATTAACTGAAATACTTAAGTGTCCTACTAAAGTGGTCCTTCTGAGG AACATGGTTGGCGCAGGAGAGGTAGATGAAGACTTGGAAGTTGAAACCAAGGAAGAGTGTGAGAAATACGGCAAAGTTGGAAAATGCGTGATATTTGAA attcctGGTGCCCCTGATGATGAAGCAGTAcgaatatttttagaatttgaaaGGGTTGAATCAGCAATTAAAG CTGTTGTTGATCTGAATGGGAGGTATTTTGGTGGACGGGTGGTCAAAGCGTGTTTCTACAATTTGGATAAATTCAGGGTCTTGGATTTGGCGGAACAAGTTTGA
- the RBM17 gene encoding splicing factor 45 isoform X2, with amino-acid sequence MSLYDDLGVETSDSKTEGWSKNFKLLQSQLQVKKAALTQAKSQRTKQSTVLAPVIDLKRGGSSDERQIVDTPPHVAAGLKDPVPSGFSAGEVLIPLADEYDPMFPNDYEKVVKRQREERQRQRELERQKEIEEREKRRKDRHEASGFSRRPDPDSDEDEDYERERRKRSMGGAAIAPPTSLVEKDKELPRDFPYEEDSRPRSQSSKAAIPPPVYEEQDRPSGTVAHKIMQKYGFREGQGLGKHEQGLSTALSVEKTSKRGGKIIVGDATEKDAAKKSDSNPLTEILKCPTKVVLLRNMVGAGEVDEDLEVETKEECEKYGKVGKCVIFEIPGAPDDEAVRIFLEFERVESAIKAVVDLNGRYFGGRVVKACFYNLDKFRVLDLAEQV; translated from the exons ATGTCGCTGTACGATGACTTGGGAGTGGAGACCAGCGATTCAAAAACGGAAGGCTGGTCCAAAAACTTCAAACTCCTCCAGTCTCAGCTGCAGGTGAAGAAGGCAGCGCTCACCCAGGCCAAG AGTCAGAGGACAAAGCAGAGTACAGTCCTTGCCCCCGTAATTGACCTGAAGCGGGGCGGCTCTTCAGATGAGCGGCAGATCGTGGACACCCCGCCGCACGTGGCTGCTGGCCTCAAG GACCCTGTTCCCAGTGGGTTTTCTGCAGGAGAAGTTTTGATTCCCTTAGCCGATGAGTATGATCCCATGTTCCCTAACGATTATGAGAAAGTAGTGAAGCGCCAAAGAGAGGAGCGGCAGAGACAGCGGGAGctggagagacagaaggaaatagaagagagagagaa GAGGCGTAAGGACAGGCATGAAGCTAGCGGGTTTTCAAGGCGCCCAGACCCAGACTCTGATGAAGATGAAGATTACGAGcgagagaggaggaaaagaa GTATGGGCGGAGCTGCCATCGCACCCCCCACCTCTCTCGTAGAGAAGGACAAGGAGC TGCCCCGAGACTTCCCTTACGAAGAGGACTCCAGACCTCGCTCGCAGTCTTCCAAAGCTGCCATCCCTCCCCCCGTGTACGAGGAGCAGGACAGACCCAG TGGCACTGTGGCGCATAAAATCATGCAGAAGTACGGCTTCCGGGAAGGCCAGGGCCTCGGGAAGCACGAGCAGGGCCTGAGCACCGCGCTGTCGGTGGAGAAGACCAGCAAGCGGGGAGGCAAGATCATCGTGGGCGACGCCACTGAGAAAG ATGCAGCCAAGAAGTCGGATTCAAATCCATTAACTGAAATACTTAAGTGTCCTACTAAAGTGGTCCTTCTGAGG AACATGGTTGGCGCAGGAGAGGTAGATGAAGACTTGGAAGTTGAAACCAAGGAAGAGTGTGAGAAATACGGCAAAGTTGGAAAATGCGTGATATTTGAA attcctGGTGCCCCTGATGATGAAGCAGTAcgaatatttttagaatttgaaaGGGTTGAATCAGCAATTAAAG CTGTTGTTGATCTGAATGGGAGGTATTTTGGTGGACGGGTGGTCAAAGCGTGTTTCTACAATTTGGATAAATTCAGGGTCTTGGATTTGGCGGAACAAGTTTGA